A genomic window from Spiroplasma endosymbiont of Labia minor includes:
- a CDS encoding acetolactate decarboxylase: MNKLIQFNTITSLINGNYEGNLEYQKLFDRGNFGIGTFDGLDGEMIGYNNKWFQIGSDATVHQVLPTQTTPFACVTDFNVDFEFDLLEGGTYEELKQKILEKIKEKGDQYFYAFKIVGAFNKIDLMTIEEVKEPYENFSTLSEQALKIELTEIDGIILGFWCPKYLSALQPEGFHTHFISTENKYGGHVSDFKATQLNVELMQIQKYELVFSNYKNKP, from the coding sequence ATGAATAAATTAATTCAATTTAATACAATAACCTCATTGATTAATGGAAATTATGAAGGTAATTTAGAATATCAAAAATTATTTGATCGTGGAAATTTTGGAATTGGAACGTTTGATGGATTAGATGGTGAAATGATAGGTTACAATAACAAGTGATTTCAAATAGGGAGTGATGCCACAGTGCATCAAGTGTTGCCAACGCAAACAACACCATTTGCTTGCGTAACAGATTTTAATGTTGATTTTGAATTTGATCTTTTAGAAGGCGGAACCTATGAAGAATTAAAACAAAAAATTCTTGAAAAAATAAAAGAAAAGGGCGATCAATATTTTTATGCATTCAAAATTGTAGGCGCATTTAATAAAATAGATTTAATGACAATAGAAGAAGTTAAAGAACCTTATGAAAATTTTTCTACATTGTCAGAACAAGCGCTAAAAATAGAATTAACCGAAATAGATGGAATTATACTTGGATTTTGGTGTCCGAAATATTTATCAGCTCTTCAACCAGAAGGTTTTCATACACATTTCATTTCAACAGAAAATAAATATGGCGGTCATGTAAGCGATTTTAAAGCAACTCAATTAAATGTGGAATTAATGCAAATTCAAAAATATGAATTAGTTTTCAGCAATTATAAAAACAAGCCCTAA
- a CDS encoding PTS lactose/cellobiose transporter subunit IIA: MTKQDVTYKGIELVGIAGDARADYLIAIKKASEGKFDEARKLVATASDTLTQAHIAQTEMLQEEAKENYSDVTLLMVHGQDHLMTTVLLRDLVNTIIDLYERIGKK, from the coding sequence ATGACAAAACAAGATGTAACCTATAAGGGAATTGAACTAGTAGGTATTGCGGGAGACGCAAGAGCTGATTATTTAATAGCAATAAAAAAAGCTAGCGAAGGCAAATTTGATGAAGCAAGAAAATTAGTTGCAACAGCATCAGATACTTTAACACAAGCACATATTGCACAAACAGAAATGCTCCAAGAAGAGGCTAAAGAAAATTATTCTGATGTAACTTTATTGATGGTACATGGACAAGATCATTTAATGACCACTGTTTTATTGAGAGATTTAGTAAATACCATAATTGATTTGTATGAAAGAATAGGGAAAAAGTAA
- the tsaE gene encoding tRNA (adenosine(37)-N6)-threonylcarbamoyltransferase complex ATPase subunit type 1 TsaE, with protein MQYIIKNIQDWNEIIKKIKKFIKPNNFLFLSGELGTGKTAFTKLLLKSFGVENNVTSPSFVILNTYFANGLTINHMDAYRLNFNEDMALYDELFDSSFNIIEWPDNVVINNANPKNTIKMKITLSEDNEIRIVNIESTDFEIF; from the coding sequence ATGCAATATATCATTAAAAATATTCAGGATTGAAATGAAATTATAAAAAAAATAAAAAAATTCATTAAACCTAATAATTTTCTATTTCTATCTGGAGAATTAGGTACAGGTAAAACGGCTTTTACAAAATTATTGTTAAAATCATTTGGAGTAGAAAATAATGTTACATCACCATCATTTGTGATCTTAAACACTTATTTTGCAAATGGTTTGACAATTAATCACATGGATGCGTATCGCTTGAATTTTAATGAGGACATGGCATTATATGATGAATTATTTGATAGTAGTTTTAATATTATAGAGTGACCAGATAATGTAGTAATTAATAATGCAAATCCAAAAAATACCATTAAAATGAAAATAACTTTATCAGAAGATAATGAAATAAGAATTGTAAATATTGAATCAACAGATTTCGAAATATTTTAA
- the proS gene encoding proline--tRNA ligase gives MAKQLEKITPRSEDFSKWYTDIVKNADLIDYGPVKGTVIFKPYGFAIWELIQQKLDKEFKKIGISNVYFPLLIPKSLFLKEQEHIEGFAPELATVTKVGDKELEEPFFIRPTSEVLFANYFMKDVKSYRDLPKLYNQWVNVIRWEKTTRPFLRTSEFLWQEGHTLHATADEARQFTLTILRIYEKFAKENLAIPVITGKKSEMEKFSGAKDTYTIEAMMYDGQALQAGTSHYLGNNFSSVYNIQFQNKENKLENPYGTSWGVSTRLIGGIIMTHSDDSGLVLPSDIAPIQIAIVIVKNTDEIISVANNLLNRLQINNFRVNIEDSDKSLGFKMAEVEIKGIPLRMEIGPRDLENGVVTISKRNNSIKIQISLENIVEEAKKMLVEYDQSLYEDALKRRDEKICEVNFLEEYIEIINKNPGFVIAPFCGRIECEQEIKQKTATTSRCMQSNDLKKIYKCFNCQQETSTKYYFAKSY, from the coding sequence ATGGCAAAACAATTAGAAAAAATAACACCAAGATCTGAAGATTTTTCCAAATGATACACAGATATTGTTAAAAATGCAGATTTAATTGATTATGGTCCAGTAAAAGGTACAGTAATTTTCAAACCATATGGATTTGCAATTTGAGAGTTAATTCAACAAAAACTGGATAAAGAATTCAAAAAAATAGGTATTTCAAATGTATATTTTCCTTTATTAATTCCTAAATCATTGTTTTTAAAAGAACAAGAACATATAGAGGGATTTGCTCCAGAACTTGCAACAGTAACTAAAGTTGGTGATAAAGAATTAGAAGAACCCTTTTTTATTCGACCAACATCAGAAGTTTTGTTTGCAAATTATTTCATGAAAGATGTTAAATCGTATAGAGATTTGCCAAAATTATATAACCAATGAGTTAATGTTATCCGTTGAGAAAAAACAACCCGCCCATTTTTAAGAACATCAGAATTTCTGTGGCAAGAAGGTCATACCCTACATGCAACAGCAGATGAAGCCAGGCAATTTACACTGACTATTTTGCGAATCTATGAAAAATTTGCAAAGGAAAATTTAGCCATCCCTGTAATAACTGGCAAAAAAAGTGAAATGGAAAAGTTTTCTGGCGCAAAAGATACATACACTATTGAAGCCATGATGTATGATGGTCAAGCTTTACAAGCTGGAACATCTCATTATTTGGGCAATAATTTTTCAAGTGTGTATAATATTCAATTTCAAAATAAAGAAAATAAATTAGAAAACCCATATGGAACTAGTTGGGGTGTGTCAACTAGATTAATAGGTGGAATTATTATGACTCATTCAGATGATTCTGGATTAGTTTTGCCATCTGATATAGCACCAATTCAAATTGCTATTGTCATAGTTAAGAATACAGATGAAATTATAAGTGTGGCAAATAATTTGTTGAATCGATTACAAATTAATAATTTTAGAGTTAATATAGAAGATTCAGATAAATCATTAGGTTTTAAAATGGCAGAAGTAGAAATAAAAGGAATTCCGTTAAGAATGGAAATAGGACCTCGCGATTTAGAAAATGGTGTTGTTACTATTTCAAAGCGTAATAATTCTATTAAAATTCAAATTTCATTGGAAAATATTGTTGAAGAGGCAAAAAAAATGTTAGTAGAATATGACCAATCTTTATATGAAGATGCTTTAAAAAGAAGAGATGAAAAAATTTGTGAAGTTAATTTTTTAGAAGAATATATAGAAATTATAAATAAAAATCCAGGATTTGTTATTGCCCCATTTTGTGGGAGAATAGAATGTGAACAAGAAATTAAACAAAAAACAGCTACAACATCAAGATGCATGCAATCGAATGATTTAAAAAAAATATATAAATGCTTTAACTGTCAGCAAGAAACATCTACAAAATACTATTTTGCAAAGTCTTATTAA
- a CDS encoding class II fructose-bisphosphate aldolase, with protein MKASLKLELKKAQNGGYAIPAFNFDNLEMAKGIILAAEEKNAPVILMVTESAAKYIGLEIVYDFAPKIAQRAKVPVILHWDHGFDIELVKRACDNNFSSVMLDASKESYENNVKFTKEIVAYAHARGIDVESEIGHVGGKEDDNSSRGSDYTSVSEAVSFVKDTNIDALAIAVGTAHGIYTKKIDLQFDLITKINQEVNTPLVLHGSSGVSLSDLQKAIKCGIAKINIGTDLKQANANALKQWFEENPNGFDARKFGEKAIQSVKTIAMQKIDAFYAANKA; from the coding sequence ATGAAAGCATCATTAAAATTAGAACTAAAAAAAGCACAAAATGGAGGCTACGCTATTCCAGCGTTCAATTTTGATAATTTAGAAATGGCCAAAGGAATAATTTTAGCAGCGGAGGAAAAAAATGCGCCAGTAATTCTCATGGTTACAGAATCAGCTGCAAAATATATAGGACTGGAAATAGTTTATGATTTTGCTCCAAAAATAGCTCAAAGAGCAAAAGTACCAGTAATATTGCATTGAGATCATGGATTTGATATTGAACTAGTTAAAAGGGCTTGTGATAACAACTTTTCATCTGTGATGCTAGATGCATCAAAAGAATCATATGAAAATAACGTTAAATTCACAAAAGAAATTGTGGCTTACGCTCATGCTAGAGGAATTGATGTCGAATCAGAAATTGGTCATGTTGGTGGAAAAGAAGATGACAATTCATCTAGAGGTAGTGATTATACAAGTGTCAGTGAAGCAGTTAGTTTCGTAAAAGATACCAATATAGATGCATTGGCAATAGCTGTTGGAACAGCACATGGTATCTATACAAAAAAAATTGACTTACAATTTGATTTAATAACAAAAATAAATCAAGAAGTAAATACTCCACTTGTTTTGCACGGATCATCTGGAGTTTCATTAAGTGATTTACAAAAAGCAATAAAATGTGGAATTGCAAAAATTAATATTGGAACTGACTTAAAACAGGCCAATGCAAATGCCTTAAAACAATGATTTGAGGAAAATCCAAATGGTTTCGATGCTAGAAAATTTGGCGAAAAAGCTATTCAAAGTGTAAAAACTATTGCTATGCAAAAAATTGATGCATTTTATGCTGCAAATAAAGCTTAA
- a CDS encoding TrkA family potassium uptake protein, with the protein MARKKSFAVIGANNFGMAVVRSLIEKKQNVVLFDQSEVKLNTQLGEFEEVDGIVLDSTSKGALEKAGITQFDGIVVSFGTSLEVSITTVLNLIDLDPNLNIIAKARDVRHKRILKAVGLDDGQVIIPDTISGKIISTRVLYDIDVDIQSAGEDFVSTKLVVREPELFGKTINEADLTANKDWSIISIVRKHKVILAENDSILQEGDKLFLFVRTSLVNELILKIQGNTEIEEIKK; encoded by the coding sequence ATGGCACGAAAAAAATCATTTGCTGTTATTGGAGCAAATAATTTTGGAATGGCAGTAGTTCGCTCATTAATTGAAAAAAAACAGAATGTTGTTTTATTTGATCAATCAGAAGTTAAACTAAATACGCAGCTTGGAGAATTTGAAGAAGTAGATGGAATTGTCTTGGATTCAACTAGTAAGGGAGCCCTTGAAAAAGCAGGAATCACTCAATTTGATGGAATTGTAGTTTCTTTTGGTACTTCACTTGAAGTTTCGATAACCACAGTTTTAAATTTAATAGATTTAGACCCAAATTTAAACATCATTGCAAAAGCAAGAGATGTAAGACATAAAAGAATTTTAAAAGCAGTAGGTCTAGATGATGGCCAAGTAATTATTCCAGATACTATTTCTGGAAAAATAATTTCAACTAGAGTTTTATATGATATTGATGTTGATATTCAATCAGCAGGTGAAGATTTTGTTTCAACAAAACTTGTTGTAAGAGAACCTGAATTATTTGGTAAAACTATTAACGAGGCAGATTTAACTGCAAATAAAGATTGAAGTATTATTTCTATTGTCAGAAAACATAAAGTCATTTTGGCTGAAAATGATTCTATATTGCAAGAAGGAGATAAATTGTTTTTATTTGTAAGAACATCCCTTGTTAATGAATTAATTTTAAAAATTCAAGGAAATACAGAAATTGAAGAAATAAAAAAATAA
- a CDS encoding RpiB/LacA/LacB family sugar-phosphate isomerase produces the protein MKVIITTNKFHSLVSKLSKELIKLNFEVILPLENKDVDIFEAGVEAANYIISKKADRGIIIDEYGSGGFMVASKVKGTIVAQLADEHSAHMTRGHNNTNIITVGANLTAFEQLKKIIIKYLTADFEGGRHMVRIDMLDEMLRDE, from the coding sequence ATGAAAGTAATTATTACAACAAATAAATTTCATAGTTTAGTTAGTAAACTCTCAAAAGAGTTAATTAAATTAAATTTTGAAGTTATTTTACCTTTGGAAAATAAAGATGTAGATATTTTTGAAGCCGGAGTTGAAGCTGCAAATTATATAATTTCAAAAAAAGCAGATCGTGGAATAATCATTGATGAATATGGTTCTGGCGGATTTATGGTAGCTTCTAAAGTAAAAGGTACAATTGTTGCCCAACTTGCTGATGAACATTCGGCACATATGACTAGAGGGCACAACAACACAAATATTATTACAGTAGGGGCCAATTTAACAGCTTTTGAACAACTTAAAAAAATTATAATTAAATATTTAACAGCTGATTTTGAAGGTGGACGCCATATGGTGAGAATAGATATGTTAGATGAAATGTTGAGGGATGAGTAA
- a CDS encoding NAD(P)/FAD-dependent oxidoreductase: MSIYNKKMINIYRKQLINKMSYDLLIIGAGVSGLYTWKIAETYNLNGFIIESSENYGGQLTNTYPEKKIRNMPGFDSISAKEFAKILFDSINKENSLIKLLLNTKIINIKENKDNNSKTFKVTFSNNTEEEFKFIVIADGYGQFEPKTITTKSYDNLLYAINKTDLFENKKIAIFGGGDSAIDWANNLVKKSDKTYLIHRRNEFRGTTKNTIDFEENGGLVKIPFVLNSFIEENDLISKIIIKNSENDDIKEIIDIDYVIVQFGNQIKKSEYPNLDIKRDLLKKIIVDNNMETTIKQVYAIGDSCSYDRKMRNIIFSFAESLKAITTIESIISGKNIHRNW, encoded by the coding sequence ATGAGTATTTATAATAAAAAAATGATAAATATTTATAGAAAGCAGTTGATAAATAAAATGTCATATGATTTATTAATTATCGGAGCTGGAGTATCTGGTTTGTATACATGAAAAATTGCAGAAACTTATAATTTAAATGGTTTCATTATTGAAAGTAGCGAAAATTATGGTGGCCAATTAACAAATACATACCCAGAAAAAAAAATAAGAAATATGCCTGGATTTGATTCTATTAGTGCAAAAGAATTTGCAAAAATATTATTTGATTCAATAAACAAAGAAAATTCATTAATTAAATTATTATTAAATACAAAAATAATTAATATAAAAGAAAATAAAGATAACAACAGTAAAACATTTAAAGTCACTTTTTCAAATAACACAGAAGAGGAATTTAAATTTATTGTTATAGCTGATGGTTATGGGCAATTTGAACCAAAAACTATCACAACAAAATCATATGATAATTTACTTTATGCTATAAATAAAACAGATTTATTTGAAAATAAAAAAATTGCGATATTTGGTGGTGGTGATTCTGCGATTGATTGAGCAAATAATTTAGTTAAAAAAAGTGATAAAACATATTTAATTCATCGAAGAAATGAATTCAGAGGTACAACAAAAAATACAATTGATTTTGAAGAAAACGGTGGTTTAGTTAAAATACCATTTGTTTTGAATTCATTTATTGAAGAAAATGATTTGATTTCTAAAATAATTATTAAGAATTCAGAAAATGATGATATCAAAGAAATTATAGATATTGATTATGTTATTGTTCAATTTGGTAATCAAATCAAAAAAAGCGAATATCCAAATTTGGATATTAAAAGAGATCTTTTAAAAAAAATTATCGTAGATAATAATATGGAAACAACAATAAAACAAGTATACGCAATTGGTGACAGTTGCAGCTATGATCGTAAAATGCGGAATATAATTTTTAGTTTTGCAGAATCATTGAAAGCAATAACTACAATTGAAAGTATTATCTCTGGCAAGAATATTCATAGGAATTGATAA
- a CDS encoding PTS transporter subunit EIIC: MQKEKAIAKQKIPVSKRMENWMNKNLVPVLKVVAANKYLRALMEGFYVTLPIIVFSSIIGIIMWVPPAIHGDMAWYPLVARRCLMRIYSLTMGLVSLWFTMGISVALAEKLNAQLPVGRKMNIMMVAFAAGSAIFMMSVSGTFAINSDGTGTENFASLLISNLGAQGMLTGIIVGLTLPWVFYLPVRFGWTIKLPKAVPQGVSQSFADVIPYGLSVLVYWGFGYIFIGILDESFTDALFRAIKPIFNGLDSYGFLAAVAFLTAFIWFIGVHGPSVTRPFLTPFMYSNLSDNQALLAQGQHPHWALTYEFSYDFTSTLGGTGCTFVIPILFILFAKSKQLKAVGFASYIPIWFQVNEPALFGAPMILNPIYMLPFFILPIINIVIYKFFIDVLGMNGAIADVPWSMPAVAGLLIGSAFDPLTALLWIVMVTIDFFFYIPFVLIHDKMVCSDELKTAEEKHIVKPLHFSYFTLIYLGLKSKMNANSEKRALAANLLKQINVERKDVRLAVKQERIENKAAMAAEALRIKEEKSLARAARKNPALKAKIENENKSNQTQILDTKKEINVLVICYGAGSSAMMAQSATKGAVARGIQNLKFDSAAYGAHADKFNHADLIILSPQVKMYYDDFKLALKPNQFIVQTSGKQYVDATKNKDLAIDLVIENLPENSIKYGSD; the protein is encoded by the coding sequence ATGCAAAAAGAAAAAGCAATTGCAAAGCAAAAAATTCCTGTCAGCAAACGTATGGAAAACTGAATGAACAAAAATTTAGTACCCGTATTAAAAGTGGTAGCAGCGAATAAATATTTGCGCGCTTTAATGGAAGGTTTTTATGTAACGTTACCAATAATTGTCTTTTCATCAATTATTGGAATAATTATGTGAGTTCCACCAGCAATTCATGGTGATATGGCATGATATCCACTTGTAGCACGACGTTGTTTGATGAGAATTTATTCATTGACAATGGGCTTAGTGTCACTTTGATTTACTATGGGTATTTCGGTCGCTTTGGCAGAAAAATTAAATGCTCAATTACCTGTTGGAAGAAAAATGAATATTATGATGGTAGCTTTTGCAGCCGGATCTGCAATATTCATGATGTCAGTATCTGGAACATTTGCAATTAATTCAGACGGCACCGGTACTGAAAATTTTGCTAGTTTATTAATTAGTAATTTAGGGGCCCAAGGAATGCTAACTGGTATTATTGTTGGTTTAACATTACCTTGAGTTTTTTATCTACCCGTTCGTTTTGGTTGAACAATAAAATTACCGAAAGCCGTTCCGCAAGGTGTATCACAATCATTTGCAGATGTGATTCCCTATGGATTATCTGTACTTGTATATTGAGGATTTGGCTATATTTTCATTGGTATATTAGATGAATCGTTTACGGATGCGTTGTTTAGGGCAATTAAACCTATATTTAATGGCTTGGATTCATATGGTTTCTTAGCAGCTGTGGCATTTTTAACAGCTTTTATATGATTTATAGGTGTTCATGGTCCATCGGTTACTCGTCCGTTTTTGACTCCATTCATGTATTCAAATCTTTCAGATAATCAAGCATTATTAGCTCAAGGACAACATCCCCACTGAGCTTTAACATATGAATTTTCATATGACTTTACATCAACTTTAGGAGGAACTGGGTGTACGTTTGTAATACCAATTCTCTTTATATTATTTGCAAAATCTAAACAATTAAAAGCCGTAGGTTTTGCATCATATATTCCGATTTGATTTCAAGTAAATGAACCAGCTTTATTTGGTGCACCTATGATATTGAATCCAATTTACATGTTGCCATTCTTTATCTTACCTATTATTAATATTGTAATTTATAAATTCTTTATTGATGTTTTAGGTATGAATGGGGCAATAGCTGATGTACCGTGATCGATGCCGGCCGTTGCTGGTTTACTGATTGGTTCTGCATTTGATCCTCTAACGGCTTTATTATGAATAGTAATGGTAACTATTGATTTCTTCTTTTATATACCGTTCGTATTAATTCATGATAAAATGGTTTGCAGTGATGAATTAAAAACTGCAGAAGAAAAACACATTGTTAAACCACTTCATTTTTCTTATTTCACTTTAATCTATCTCGGCTTAAAATCTAAAATGAATGCAAATTCTGAAAAACGTGCGTTAGCTGCCAATTTATTGAAACAAATTAATGTTGAAAGAAAAGATGTTCGCTTAGCTGTAAAACAAGAGAGAATTGAAAATAAAGCAGCTATGGCTGCGGAAGCTTTAAGAATTAAAGAAGAAAAATCTTTAGCTAGAGCAGCTAGAAAAAATCCTGCTTTAAAAGCAAAAATAGAAAATGAAAATAAATCAAATCAAACACAAATATTAGATACAAAAAAAGAAATAAACGTTTTAGTAATTTGTTATGGTGCTGGGTCATCTGCAATGATGGCTCAATCAGCAACAAAAGGTGCAGTAGCTCGTGGAATACAAAATTTGAAATTTGATTCAGCAGCGTATGGTGCACACGCAGATAAATTTAATCATGCGGACTTAATTATATTGTCTCCACAAGTAAAAATGTATTACGATGACTTTAAATTAGCTTTAAAACCAAATCAATTTATAGTGCAAACTAGTGGAAAACAATATGTTGATGCTACAAAAAATAAAGATTTAGCAATAGATTTAGTAATTGAAAATTTACCGGAAAATTCTATTAAATATGGTAGTGATTAA
- the tsaB gene encoding tRNA (adenosine(37)-N6)-threonylcarbamoyltransferase complex dimerization subunit type 1 TsaB encodes MYELFFDTTNYRLAVLLMKDDLITDFINEDKQLKIADEFLPVIDKILVNNNLSLKDINVIYTLIGPGSYMGIRVGITFAKTLLLLNENLKVFAIDSLAFQGNSQDKTISLLDARGNKTYLAIYNDGTEIIPKQVIPNDLLNDFFDKFKDYHILKDNIDLDYPEVFLKLKSQFIYVNNIDELKPLYIKSFI; translated from the coding sequence ATGTATGAATTATTTTTTGATACCACAAATTATCGTTTAGCTGTTTTGTTAATGAAGGATGATTTAATAACTGATTTTATAAATGAAGATAAACAATTAAAAATTGCAGATGAATTTTTACCTGTCATAGATAAAATTTTGGTGAATAATAATTTAAGTTTAAAAGATATAAATGTCATTTATACATTGATAGGACCAGGCAGTTATATGGGGATCAGAGTGGGTATTACTTTTGCAAAAACTCTTTTACTTTTAAATGAAAATCTGAAAGTTTTTGCGATTGATTCACTTGCTTTTCAGGGAAATAGTCAAGACAAAACAATTTCCTTATTGGATGCAAGAGGAAACAAAACTTATCTTGCAATTTATAATGATGGAACTGAAATAATACCAAAACAAGTAATTCCAAACGATTTATTAAACGATTTTTTTGATAAATTTAAAGATTATCATATTTTAAAAGATAATATTGATTTAGATTATCCAGAAGTATTTCTAAAATTGAAATCCCAATTTATTTATGTAAATAATATAGATGAATTAAAACCACTTTATATAAAATCATTTATTTAA
- a CDS encoding RpiB/LacA/LacB family sugar-phosphate isomerase, which yields MKIVVGCDHIVTDIKNKAKEYLQSLGHEIIDVGTFDNVRTHYPIFGHKAASLVAQGKADFACIMCGTGVGIANAANKTKGARCALVRDVSSAVQAREEFNANVIAVGGRITGLGLIEEIYKTFIETKFQPTPEKLAIIKKIDSLIKKDNYQDDMFDLECQRWDEGYYHD from the coding sequence ATGAAAATTGTTGTAGGTTGTGATCATATCGTAACTGATATTAAAAATAAAGCAAAAGAATATTTACAATCACTTGGACATGAAATTATTGACGTTGGAACATTTGATAATGTTCGTACTCATTACCCAATTTTTGGACATAAAGCAGCTAGCTTGGTGGCTCAAGGTAAAGCTGATTTTGCATGTATAATGTGTGGCACTGGAGTCGGTATTGCAAATGCAGCAAATAAAACAAAAGGTGCAAGATGTGCATTAGTTAGAGATGTTTCATCGGCGGTTCAAGCTAGAGAAGAATTTAATGCAAACGTAATCGCTGTTGGTGGTAGAATTACAGGTCTTGGTTTAATAGAAGAAATTTACAAAACTTTTATTGAAACAAAATTCCAACCAACCCCTGAAAAATTAGCTATTATTAAAAAAATTGATTCATTGATTAAGAAAGATAACTATCAAGATGATATGTTTGATTTAGAATGTCAAAGATGAGACGAAGGTTATTATCACGATTAA